From Oncorhynchus keta strain PuntledgeMale-10-30-2019 chromosome 25, Oket_V2, whole genome shotgun sequence, one genomic window encodes:
- the LOC127911728 gene encoding uncharacterized protein LOC127911728 isoform X4: protein MWVLILAVMMWVLILTGMMWVLILAVMMWVLILAVMMWVLILTGMMWVLILAVMMWVLILVVMMWVLILAVMMWVLILAVMMWVLILAVMMWVLILAVMMWVLILAVMMWVLILAVMMWVLILAVMLWVLILAVMMWVLILAVMMWVLILAVMMWVLILAVMMWVLILAVMLWVLILAVMLVLILTGMMWVLILTLMMWVLILEVMLVLILTLMLWVLILTLMMWVLILEVMLVLILMMMMMWVLILEVMLWVLILEVMLWVLILEVMLWVLILEVMLWVLILEVMLWVLILEVMLWVLILEVMLWVLILEVMLWVLILEVMLWVLILEVMLWVLILEVMLWVLILEVMLWVLIPEVMMWVFIMALMLWVLICRFSAAWGPSLAVRGNRLGNGVCILSSLTHTQRD from the exons ATGTGGGTGTTGATCCTGGCGGTGATGATGTGGGTGTTAATCCTGACGGGGATGATGTGGGTGTTGATCCTGGCGGTGATGATGTGGGTGTTGATCCTGGCGGTGATGATGTGGGTGTTGATCCTGACGGGGATGATGTGGGTGTTGATCCTGGCGGTGATGATGTGGGTGTTGatcctggtggtgatgatgtgggTGTTGATCCTGGCGGTGATGATGTGGGTGTTGATCCTGGCGGTGATGATGTGGGTGTTGATCCTGGCGGTGATGATGTGGGTGTTGATCCTGGCGGTGATGATGTGGGTGTTGATCCTGGCGGTGATGATGTGGGTGTTGATCCTGGCGGTGATGATGTGGGTGTTGATCCTGGCGGTGATGTTGTGGGTGTTGATCCTGGCGGTGATGATGTGGGTGTTGATCCTGGCGGTGATGATGTGGGTGTTGATCCTGGCGGTGATGATGTGGGTGTTGATCCTGGCGGTGATGATGTGGGTGTTGATCCTGGCGGTGATGTTGTGGGTGTTGATCCTGGCGGTGATGTTGGTATTGATCCTGACGGGGATGATGTGGGTATTGATCCTGACGTTGATGATGTGGGTGTTGATCCTGGAGGTGATGTTGGTATTGATCCTGACGTTGATGTTGTGGGTGTTGATCCTGACGTTGATGATGTGGGTGTTGATCCTGGAGGTGATGTTGGTATTGatcctgatgatgatgatgatgtgggtGTTGATCCTGGAGGTGATGTTGTGGGTGTTGATCCTGGAGGTGATGTTGTGGGTGTTGATCCTGGAGGTGATGTTGTGGGTGTTGATCCTGGAGGTGATGTTGTGGGTGTTGATCCTGGAGGTGATGTTGTGGGTGTTGATCCTGGAG gtgaTGTTGTGGGTGTTGATCCTGGAGGTGATGTTGTGGGTGTTGATCCTGGAGGTGATGTTGTGGGTGTTGATCCTGGAGGTGATGTTGTGGGTGTTGATCCTGGAGGTGATGTTGTGGGTGTTGATCCTGGAGGTGATGTTGTGGGTGTTGATCCTGGAGGTGATGTTGTGGGTGTTGATCCCGGAGGTGATGATGTGGGTATTTATCATGGCACTGATGTTGTGGGTATTGATCTGTCGGTTTTCTGCTGCATGGGGCCCGAGTTTAGCAGTGAGAGGGAATAGGTTAGGTAATGGTGTATGCATTCTGTCCAGTCTGACTCATACCCAGAGGGAttga
- the LOC118358551 gene encoding RAB7A-interacting MON1-CCZ1 complex subunit 1-like — protein sequence MADDCRRQAFELERRIFELDNKCASLRTEKQDDDYLQNASSILDKLKSFYRQGGESNSLPKLLQDYTQVILDITFYEENKLVDQEFPEDCSPFKIQQLLQDLTEPEVLAGRLVPAQEVQSVLGLEVLECLYWRRGALLYMYCHTLHQRKQWIKKNKATFLKCLQEGVRYLMRMLQVRNSVKLNDGVVFHDSATANFLAEGIFSDTHLLTMMYIGEMCFWAVKYEDCSVDSTERKEDRLHFRDIGTQILHKYVLVCDGPLQGQGWNTENAKEILSILQ from the exons ATGGCGGACGACTGCAGAAGACAGGCGTTCGAACTGGAGAGAAGGATTTTTGAGTTGGACAATAAGTGCGCCAGCCTCAGAACCGAGAAACAAG ATGATGACTATTTACAGAATGCTTCTTCGATACTAGACAAGTTGAAAAGCTTTTACAGACAAGGGGGGGAGAGTAACAGTCTGCCTAAACTGCTTCAGGATTACACTCAG gtgatccTGGACATCACATTCTATGAGGAAAACAAGCTGGTGGACCAGGAGTTCCCAGAGGACTGCTCACCCTTTAAGATCCAACAGCTGCTGCAGGACCTCACAGAGCCAGAGGTGTTGGCCGGTAGACTGGTCCCGGCCCAagag GTGCAGTCAGTGCTGGGGCTAGAGGTGTTAGAGTGCCTCTACTGGAGACGTGGAGCACTGCTTTACATGTACTGCCACACACTCCACCAACGTAAGCAGTGGATCAAGAAGAACAAAGCCACTTTCCTGAAG TGTCTTCAGGAGGGTGTACGTTACCTAATGAGGATGCTGCAGGTGAGGAACTCCGTGAAGCTCAACGATGGGGTGGTGTTTCACGACTCTGCTACTGCCAACTTCCTGGCTGAAG GCATCTTCTCAGACACCCACCTGCTGACGATGATGTACATAGGGGAGATGTGTTTCTGGGCAGTGAAGTACGAGGACTGCAGCGTGGATTCCACGGAACGCAAAGAGGACCGGCTTCACTTCCGGGACATTGGGACGCAGATCCTGCACAAATACGTGCTTGTCTGTGACGGCCCTCTTCAGGGCCAGGGCTGGAACACAGAGAATGCCAAGGAAATCTTAAGTATCTTACAGTGA
- the LOC127911728 gene encoding uncharacterized protein LOC127911728 isoform X1, translated as MWVLILAVMMWVLILTGMMWVLILAVMMWVLILAVMMWVLILTGMMWVLILAVMMWVLILVVMMWVLILAVMMWVLILAVMMWVLILAVMMWVLILAVMMWVLILAVMMWVLILAVMMWVLILAVMLWVLILAVMMWVLILAVMMWVLILAVMMWVLILAVMMWVLILAVMLWVLILAVMLVLILTGMMWVLILTLMMWVLILEVMLVLILTLMLWVLILTLMMWVLILEVMLVLILMMMMMWVLILEVMLWVLILEVMLWVLILEVMLWVLILEVMLWVLILEVMLWVLILEVMLWVLILEVMLWVLILEVMLWVLILEVMLWVLILEVMLWVLILEVMLWVLILEVMLWVLILEVMLWVLILEVMLWVLILEVMLWVLILEVMLWVLILEVMLWVLIPEVMMWVFIMALMLWVLICRFSAAWGPSLAVRGNRLGNGVCILSSLTHTQRD; from the exons ATGTGGGTGTTGATCCTGGCGGTGATGATGTGGGTGTTAATCCTGACGGGGATGATGTGGGTGTTGATCCTGGCGGTGATGATGTGGGTGTTGATCCTGGCGGTGATGATGTGGGTGTTGATCCTGACGGGGATGATGTGGGTGTTGATCCTGGCGGTGATGATGTGGGTGTTGatcctggtggtgatgatgtgggTGTTGATCCTGGCGGTGATGATGTGGGTGTTGATCCTGGCGGTGATGATGTGGGTGTTGATCCTGGCGGTGATGATGTGGGTGTTGATCCTGGCGGTGATGATGTGGGTGTTGATCCTGGCGGTGATGATGTGGGTGTTGATCCTGGCGGTGATGATGTGGGTGTTGATCCTGGCGGTGATGTTGTGGGTGTTGATCCTGGCGGTGATGATGTGGGTGTTGATCCTGGCGGTGATGATGTGGGTGTTGATCCTGGCGGTGATGATGTGGGTGTTGATCCTGGCGGTGATGATGTGGGTGTTGATCCTGGCGGTGATGTTGTGGGTGTTGATCCTGGCGGTGATGTTGGTATTGATCCTGACGGGGATGATGTGGGTATTGATCCTGACGTTGATGATGTGGGTGTTGATCCTGGAGGTGATGTTGGTATTGATCCTGACGTTGATGTTGTGGGTGTTGATCCTGACGTTGATGATGTGGGTGTTGATCCTGGAGGTGATGTTGGTATTGatcctgatgatgatgatgatgtgggtGTTGATCCTGGAGGTGATGTTGTGGGTGTTGATCCTGGAGGTGATGTTGTGGGTGTTGATCCTGGAGGTGATGTTGTGGGTGTTGATCCTGGAGGTGATGTTGTGGGTGTTGATCCTGGAGGTGATGTTGTGGGTGTTGATCCTGGAG GTGATGTTGTGGGTGTTGATCCTGGAGGTGATGTTGTGGGTGTTGATCCTGGAGGTGATGTTGTGGGTGTTGATCCTGGAGGTGATGTTGTGGGTGTTGATCCTGGAGGTGATGTTGTGGGTGTTGATCCTGGAG gtgaTGTTGTGGGTGTTGATCCTGGAGGTGATGTTGTGGGTGTTGATCCTGGAGGTGATGTTGTGGGTGTTGATCCTGGAGGTGATGTTGTGGGTGTTGATCCTGGAGGTGATGTTGTGGGTGTTGATCCTGGAGGTGATGTTGTGGGTGTTGATCCTGGAGGTGATGTTGTGGGTGTTGATCCCGGAGGTGATGATGTGGGTATTTATCATGGCACTGATGTTGTGGGTATTGATCTGTCGGTTTTCTGCTGCATGGGGCCCGAGTTTAGCAGTGAGAGGGAATAGGTTAGGTAATGGTGTATGCATTCTGTCCAGTCTGACTCATACCCAGAGGGAttga
- the LOC127911728 gene encoding uncharacterized protein LOC127911728 isoform X2, producing the protein MWVLILAVMMWVLILTGMMWVLILAVMMWVLILAVMMWVLILTGMMWVLILAVMMWVLILVVMMWVLILAVMMWVLILAVMMWVLILAVMMWVLILAVMMWVLILAVMMWVLILAVMMWVLILAVMLWVLILAVMMWVLILAVMMWVLILAVMMWVLILAVMMWVLILAVMLWVLILAVMLVLILTGMMWVLILTLMMWVLILEVMLVLILTLMLWVLILTLMMWVLILEVMLVLILMMMMMWVLILEVMLWVLILEVMLWVLILEVMLWVLILEVMLWVLILEVMLWVLILEVMLWVLILEVMLWVLILEVMLWVLILEVMLWVLILEVMLWVLILEVMLWVLILEVMLWVLILEVMLWVLILEVMLWVLILEVMLWVLILEVMLWVLIPEVMMWVFIMALMLWVLICRFSAAWGPSLAVRGNRLGNGVCILSSLTHTQRD; encoded by the exons ATGTGGGTGTTGATCCTGGCGGTGATGATGTGGGTGTTAATCCTGACGGGGATGATGTGGGTGTTGATCCTGGCGGTGATGATGTGGGTGTTGATCCTGGCGGTGATGATGTGGGTGTTGATCCTGACGGGGATGATGTGGGTGTTGATCCTGGCGGTGATGATGTGGGTGTTGatcctggtggtgatgatgtgggTGTTGATCCTGGCGGTGATGATGTGGGTGTTGATCCTGGCGGTGATGATGTGGGTGTTGATCCTGGCGGTGATGATGTGGGTGTTGATCCTGGCGGTGATGATGTGGGTGTTGATCCTGGCGGTGATGATGTGGGTGTTGATCCTGGCGGTGATGATGTGGGTGTTGATCCTGGCGGTGATGTTGTGGGTGTTGATCCTGGCGGTGATGATGTGGGTGTTGATCCTGGCGGTGATGATGTGGGTGTTGATCCTGGCGGTGATGATGTGGGTGTTGATCCTGGCGGTGATGATGTGGGTGTTGATCCTGGCGGTGATGTTGTGGGTGTTGATCCTGGCGGTGATGTTGGTATTGATCCTGACGGGGATGATGTGGGTATTGATCCTGACGTTGATGATGTGGGTGTTGATCCTGGAGGTGATGTTGGTATTGATCCTGACGTTGATGTTGTGGGTGTTGATCCTGACGTTGATGATGTGGGTGTTGATCCTGGAGGTGATGTTGGTATTGatcctgatgatgatgatgatgtgggtGTTGATCCTGGAGGTGATGTTGTGGGTGTTGATCCTGGAGGTGATGTTGTGGGTGTTGATCCTGGAGGTGATGTTGTGGGTGTTGATCCTGGAGGTGATGTTGTGGGTGTTGATCCTGGAGGTGATGTTGTGGGTGTTGATCCTGGAG GTGATGTTGTGGGTGTTGATCCTGGAGGTGATGTTGTGGGTGTTGATCCTGGAGGTGATGTTGTGGGTGTTGATCCTGGAGGTGATGTTGTGGGTGTTGATCCTGGAG gtgaTGTTGTGGGTGTTGATCCTGGAGGTGATGTTGTGGGTGTTGATCCTGGAGGTGATGTTGTGGGTGTTGATCCTGGAGGTGATGTTGTGGGTGTTGATCCTGGAGGTGATGTTGTGGGTGTTGATCCTGGAGGTGATGTTGTGGGTGTTGATCCTGGAGGTGATGTTGTGGGTGTTGATCCCGGAGGTGATGATGTGGGTATTTATCATGGCACTGATGTTGTGGGTATTGATCTGTCGGTTTTCTGCTGCATGGGGCCCGAGTTTAGCAGTGAGAGGGAATAGGTTAGGTAATGGTGTATGCATTCTGTCCAGTCTGACTCATACCCAGAGGGAttga
- the LOC127911728 gene encoding uncharacterized protein LOC127911728 isoform X3, with amino-acid sequence MWVLILAVMMWVLILTGMMWVLILAVMMWVLILAVMMWVLILTGMMWVLILAVMMWVLILVVMMWVLILAVMMWVLILAVMMWVLILAVMMWVLILAVMMWVLILAVMMWVLILAVMMWVLILAVMLWVLILAVMMWVLILAVMMWVLILAVMMWVLILAVMMWVLILAVMLWVLILAVMLVLILTGMMWVLILTLMMWVLILEVMLVLILTLMLWVLILTLMMWVLILEVMLVLILMMMMMWVLILEVMLWVLILEVMLWVLILEVMLWVLILEVMLWVLILEVMLWVLILEVMLWVLILEVMLWVLILEVMLWVLILEVMLWVLILEVMLWVLILEVMLWVLILEVMLWVLILEVMLWVLILEVMLWVLILEVMLWVLILEVMLWVLIPEVMMWVFIMALMLWVLICRFSAAWGPSLAVRGNRLGNGVCILSSLTHTQRD; translated from the exons ATGTGGGTGTTGATCCTGGCGGTGATGATGTGGGTGTTAATCCTGACGGGGATGATGTGGGTGTTGATCCTGGCGGTGATGATGTGGGTGTTGATCCTGGCGGTGATGATGTGGGTGTTGATCCTGACGGGGATGATGTGGGTGTTGATCCTGGCGGTGATGATGTGGGTGTTGatcctggtggtgatgatgtgggTGTTGATCCTGGCGGTGATGATGTGGGTGTTGATCCTGGCGGTGATGATGTGGGTGTTGATCCTGGCGGTGATGATGTGGGTGTTGATCCTGGCGGTGATGATGTGGGTGTTGATCCTGGCGGTGATGATGTGGGTGTTGATCCTGGCGGTGATGATGTGGGTGTTGATCCTGGCGGTGATGTTGTGGGTGTTGATCCTGGCGGTGATGATGTGGGTGTTGATCCTGGCGGTGATGATGTGGGTGTTGATCCTGGCGGTGATGATGTGGGTGTTGATCCTGGCGGTGATGATGTGGGTGTTGATCCTGGCGGTGATGTTGTGGGTGTTGATCCTGGCGGTGATGTTGGTATTGATCCTGACGGGGATGATGTGGGTATTGATCCTGACGTTGATGATGTGGGTGTTGATCCTGGAGGTGATGTTGGTATTGATCCTGACGTTGATGTTGTGGGTGTTGATCCTGACGTTGATGATGTGGGTGTTGATCCTGGAGGTGATGTTGGTATTGatcctgatgatgatgatgatgtgggtGTTGATCCTGGAGGTGATGTTGTGGGTGTTGATCCTGGAGGTGATGTTGTGGGTGTTGATCCTGGAGGTGATGTTGTGGGTGTTGATCCTGGAGGTGATGTTGTGGGTGTTGATCCTGGAG GTGATGTTGTGGGTGTTGATCCTGGAGGTGATGTTGTGGGTGTTGATCCTGGAGGTGATGTTGTGGGTGTTGATCCTGGAGGTGATGTTGTGGGTGTTGATCCTGGAGGTGATGTTGTGGGTGTTGATCCTGGAG gtgaTGTTGTGGGTGTTGATCCTGGAGGTGATGTTGTGGGTGTTGATCCTGGAGGTGATGTTGTGGGTGTTGATCCTGGAGGTGATGTTGTGGGTGTTGATCCTGGAGGTGATGTTGTGGGTGTTGATCCTGGAGGTGATGTTGTGGGTGTTGATCCTGGAGGTGATGTTGTGGGTGTTGATCCCGGAGGTGATGATGTGGGTATTTATCATGGCACTGATGTTGTGGGTATTGATCTGTCGGTTTTCTGCTGCATGGGGCCCGAGTTTAGCAGTGAGAGGGAATAGGTTAGGTAATGGTGTATGCATTCTGTCCAGTCTGACTCATACCCAGAGGGAttga
- the LOC127911728 gene encoding uncharacterized protein LOC127911728 isoform X5 — MWVLILAVMMWVLILTGMMWVLILAVMMWVLILAVMMWVLILTGMMWVLILAVMMWVLILVVMMWVLILAVMMWVLILAVMMWVLILAVMMWVLILAVMMWVLILAVMMWVLILAVMMWVLILAVMLWVLILAVMMWVLILAVMMWVLILAVMMWVLILAVMMWVLILAVMLWVLILAVMLVLILTGMMWVLILTLMMWVLILEVMLVLILTLMLWVLILTLMMWVLILEVMLVLILMMMMMWVLILEVMLWVLILEVMLWVLILEVMLWVLILEVMLWVLILEVMLWVLILEVMLWVLILEVMLWVLILEVMLWVLILEVMLWVLILEVMLWVLILEVMLWVLIPEVMMWVFIMALMLWVLICRFSAAWGPSLAVRGNRLGNGVCILSSLTHTQRD; from the exons ATGTGGGTGTTGATCCTGGCGGTGATGATGTGGGTGTTAATCCTGACGGGGATGATGTGGGTGTTGATCCTGGCGGTGATGATGTGGGTGTTGATCCTGGCGGTGATGATGTGGGTGTTGATCCTGACGGGGATGATGTGGGTGTTGATCCTGGCGGTGATGATGTGGGTGTTGatcctggtggtgatgatgtgggTGTTGATCCTGGCGGTGATGATGTGGGTGTTGATCCTGGCGGTGATGATGTGGGTGTTGATCCTGGCGGTGATGATGTGGGTGTTGATCCTGGCGGTGATGATGTGGGTGTTGATCCTGGCGGTGATGATGTGGGTGTTGATCCTGGCGGTGATGATGTGGGTGTTGATCCTGGCGGTGATGTTGTGGGTGTTGATCCTGGCGGTGATGATGTGGGTGTTGATCCTGGCGGTGATGATGTGGGTGTTGATCCTGGCGGTGATGATGTGGGTGTTGATCCTGGCGGTGATGATGTGGGTGTTGATCCTGGCGGTGATGTTGTGGGTGTTGATCCTGGCGGTGATGTTGGTATTGATCCTGACGGGGATGATGTGGGTATTGATCCTGACGTTGATGATGTGGGTGTTGATCCTGGAGGTGATGTTGGTATTGATCCTGACGTTGATGTTGTGGGTGTTGATCCTGACGTTGATGATGTGGGTGTTGATCCTGGAGGTGATGTTGGTATTGatcctgatgatgatgatgatgtgggtGTTGATCCTGGAGGTGATGTTGTGGGTGTTGATCCTGGAGGTGATGTTGTGGGTGTTGATCCTGGAGGTGATGTTGTGGGTGTTGATCCTGGAGGTGATGTTGTGGGTGTTGATCCTGGAG gtgaTGTTGTGGGTGTTGATCCTGGAGGTGATGTTGTGGGTGTTGATCCTGGAGGTGATGTTGTGGGTGTTGATCCTGGAGGTGATGTTGTGGGTGTTGATCCTGGAGGTGATGTTGTGGGTGTTGATCCTGGAGGTGATGTTGTGGGTGTTGATCCTGGAGGTGATGTTGTGGGTGTTGATCCCGGAGGTGATGATGTGGGTATTTATCATGGCACTGATGTTGTGGGTATTGATCTGTCGGTTTTCTGCTGCATGGGGCCCGAGTTTAGCAGTGAGAGGGAATAGGTTAGGTAATGGTGTATGCATTCTGTCCAGTCTGACTCATACCCAGAGGGAttga